The following DNA comes from Miscanthus floridulus cultivar M001 chromosome 5, ASM1932011v1, whole genome shotgun sequence.
TGATTGTTAGGAGATGATCAAGTTTTTGGTTTAGTGTGGAGACTAACCATTGCGTGAGTTggtgttgtgcaacatgtctcttgtctcgtggtgtgcaggtgtggagcactAAGATCGATGGCAATGGGGAAGGTGTGCGAGTTTATGTTGATGGACTGTGAGCGGTGAAGAACGGGTGTGGAGGTTTGGATCAAGGGGCCGAGGGGCGGAGAACCGACCGTGGGTGGTTATGTCTCAAACCTGGGACACAGGACGGCTTCTCTTGGAAAAATTTTGATTCGACTtctattcacccctctctggTCGCCTGCTCGGTCCTTCATTGTGGCGTACATGTGACCGTAGACGTGCACATTCAACAAGTCCGTGCATCCATTTACATGTTTTGCAACTTGTTGGACAAAAATGGCACAACCATACAAGTTGTTGTATGGTGGGTGCAATTTAGTCTAATTAATACTTTGTTCTATAAATTGAGCCAAATTTAGGATAGTTTGACTAGAACAAACCTAAAATTACCTCATTTTCAGGATGTATGGGGTTGTTGCATATCGAATCAGTATTGGCCAATGCACCAAGCAACAAGAGGCTGCCATTGTTTGAGTGTTCTCACTTTCACTTATAGAATATACACAGTACACATAAGAAATTTACCAGCACCACACAGGTGGAGACCAACAAAAACGTGTGTACAAACAGCACGTTCCGGGGTCGAACTCGTACGGCGTAAAACTTGTATTGTTTGACGAATATACTGTAATCTCACGCATTTCTTAACTGTAACTTTTGTACCATACCGTACGTACGGAGAGTCGGAGAGACCCCTTGACCAGCCATCCGAACTTGCTCTATATATACACATCGCAACTTCAAAGAGTCCACACTGCATTGCATCGAACATGTCTGCCAATTCGCCTTGTGCACCTGCAACGTTGAGCAATTGATCACTGTGATGATCAACAATGAAGACAACAAGGTGGTGAAGAAAGTAGAGttggagaagaggaagaggaagcagGAGAGGAAGAAACCAGGATGGCTGACAAGACGAGTAAGAACCAAGGGCAATTGCTTCCTCTCCATCTTCCTATGCACATGCACCTGAAGATTTGAGAAAAAAATTGCTGTAATTCATATTCTCCATCAATCTGAGACAACGAAGGTATAGAGACACTGATTTATTTCCCGACTTCATGTGATACTCCAGCTGTAGTTTGTCTTCGTTCAATAAATGACATGTGATTTGCACGCTGTCAGGAACCTAATTATCTCAACCGAGCTAGCACCTAGCACACTAGCATTTCTGTAGACAGTGCTAaccccaggtgtttgtcttcTATCGGAAGTACTATGGCGCAAGTCTGTATCCTCTTTAAGCAAATAATGAGCTATTGCAACCTGTGATAGTTCTGAGTTCACACGACTTCAACAGAAAACTTTGTTATTACATAGCTATGGTATAACTATGCACATAAGTGGGGAAAGTAAAGTTTAAATTATAAGACAATGTGTGTTTGACAATTAAGTTGTGAAACTCTCAAGTTCTGTCTATTTAGTAACAAACAGGCAAGCTAATCTGTCATGGCatcatcagcatcagcatcatctAAGACCAGATCTTTTTCCAGATTTTCCACAATCTGAGAATCCGGTATCCTGCTGCCAATGAGCTCCTGTAGCTCAAGCTCACTAGGAAACCTCTGCTCAGACAGTTTGGAGAAAACCTGAAAAGTGGAGAAAATTGCTGCATAAGTAAGACAGATCCAGGTCGGCTGCATAAGAAATTCAGTTACGGAAAAGGAGAATCCAGGAATGGTTCAAACACTGTCTGAAAAAAGTAAGACTACAGTTCCACTTCAAAGACTATGATTGCTCATCATATTTAGCATTTTCATGAATGGTCCATATGGACTGCATATATACAAAAATAAGCTTTCCTGAAGCTTGCAGTTCTATATGAATGGAAAGACCAAGATCCCAGGCTATTTTTACAAACATCAACCACTTGTCATTTTGGAACGGCCTACTCTGCACAGGCGTCTACTATTATCGGTTCAACAATTTCCCTACTTGGTTTGCTGCATTTATAGTATCACTTTCAGTCTCATTGTTTGGCTATGGCTACAGTACTATCCAACATAAGTACAACTAATAAACACTTCAGTAATGACATACGAAAATTTGGACAGACTAGTACTTTGACTCCACCAAGAGAAAGAAAAGCACAGATGCCATACAAACAAACATAACAAACCCTGCCCTCTCATCTGTTCTAGAATAACTTGCTCTTTTTCCAAAGCTTTGCGACCAACAATTGATAATTGTACCACCATATGAAGACATTGTATGCATAAACATGACCTAACCTCCACATTTCAGTTCAGAGATCCAGGAAAAGAAACTAGTTTACCTCAGGTTCCAAAACGTTACTAGCTTCTATCAAGAGGAAATAAGAATAGCTCACTCTGAAGTAAAGCAGATAACTCAGGAAGCTTCAGTGCCCAGCAAAGTGCAAACAGTTGGCAAGAAATGATTCCGAGAAAATATAATGTTGCAAATAAAAGTAAAATGCTGCAGAATGATATTGCAGCAAAATTAGGTATTCATAGGAACCTACCAGTTGCCCGTTGCAATAAACTTCAAAGGCACCAGAACTCTGTAGAAATGAATGGGCAAAATTGCCAAACAGCCAGATTGATGCCATGGTCCCAAATCTATTAGCACGAAGTGAGTAGTACCAAGGAGGCGGAACCATTCCAAATCTAGGGAAGATCTGATCACCAGCCATTAATGTTGCCATCGCTCCAAACTGAAGAAGGGGTACAGCTTTACTGAGTGCACGTTTGGGGAACGGTGGAGGATAATTTTCCAAGACAACATGAATCCCAGGAAATGAGGTTTCCAGCATCCGCTTCATGGTCATTGC
Coding sequences within:
- the LOC136450691 gene encoding selT-like protein, whose product is MDRVQLVLLGLPILLFCSDVVTLFAPLPPAGPEPDKAPHAFQPGDPSAADASAHVEPQVDGPGSGTTVDLKFCASCSYRGIAMTMKRMLETSFPGIHVVLENYPPPFPKRALSKAVPLLQFGAMATLMAGDQIFPRFGMVPPPWYYSLRANRFGTMASIWLFGNFAHSFLQSSGAFEVYCNGQLVFSKLSEQRFPSELELQELIGSRIPDSQIVENLEKDLVLDDADADDAMTD